From Rhodamnia argentea isolate NSW1041297 chromosome 10, ASM2092103v1, whole genome shotgun sequence, a single genomic window includes:
- the LOC115745797 gene encoding pyruvate decarboxylase 1 has product MDTNIGALNSCKPASSDLGSPPNGAASAIQSSAPPHAALAFPDATMGRHLARRLVQIGVTDVFSVPGDFNLTLLDHLIAEPGLNLVGCCNELNAGYAADGYARSRGVGACVVTFTVGGLSVLNAIAGAYSENLPVICIVGGPNSNDYGTNRILHHTIGLPDFSQELRCFQTVTCFQAVVNNLEDAHELIDTAISTALKESKPVYISISCNLPAIPHPTFSHEPVPFSLSPKLSNQMGLEAAVEAAAEFLNKAVKPVMVGGPKLRPAKACEAFIELADACGYTVAVMPSAKGLVPEHHPHFIGTYWGAVSTAFCAEIVESADAYLFAGPIFNDYSSVGYSLLLKKEKAIILQPDRVVIGNGPSFGCVMMKDFLKALSKRLKRNTTAYENYHRIYVPEGHPLKCEPKEPLRVNVLFKHIQDMLSSESAVIAETGDSWFNCQKLKLPRNCGYEFQMQYGSIGWSVGATLGYAQAVPEKRVIACIGDGSFQVTAQDVSTMLRCGQNTIIFLINNGGYTIEVEIHDGPYNVIKNWNYTGLVEAIHNGEGKCWTTKVFYEKELIEAIQTATGPKKDCLCFIEVIVHKDDTSKELLEWGSRVSAANGRPPNPQ; this is encoded by the exons ATGGACACCAACATCGGAGCCCTCAACTCCTGCAAGCCCGCCTCGAGCGACCTCGGCTCTCCCCCCAACGGCGCCGCCTCGGCCATCCAGAGCTCGGCCCCCCCGCACGCGGCGCTCGCCTTCCCCGACGCCACCATGGGCCGCCACCTCGCCCGCCGGCTCGTCCAAATCGGCGTCACCGACGTCTTCTCCGTCCCCGGCGACTTCAACCTCACGCTCCTCGACCACCTCATCGCCGAGCCGGGGCTCAACCTCGTCGGCTGCTGCAACGAGCTCAACGCCGGGTACGCCGCCGACGGCTACGCCCGCTCGCGGGGCGTCGGGGCATGCGTCGTCACGTTCACCGTCGGCGGGCTTAGCGTGCTCAACGCCATTGCCGGCGCTTACAGCGAGAACCTGCCGGTGATCTGCATCGTCGGCGGGCCCAACTCCAACGACTACGGGACGAACAGGATACTTCACCATACCATTGGGTTGCCTGATTTCAGCCAAGAGCTTAGGTGTTTTCAGACAGTTACTTGTTTCCAG GCTGTGGTGAATAATTTGGAAGATGCACATGAACTGATCGATACCGCGATCTCGACTGCTCTGAAAGAAAGCAAGCCCGTTTACATAAGCATAAGCTGTAACTTGCCTGCCATACCTCATCCTACATTCAGTCACGAGCCGGTTCCATTTTCACTCTCTCCCAA ATTGAGTAATCAGATGGGACTGGAAGCTGCAGTAGAGGCAGCTGCAGAGTTCTTGAACAAGGCAGTCAAGCCGGTAATGGTGGGTGGCCCGAAACTCCGGCCTGCAAAGGCTTGTGAGGCATTCATAGAACTAGCTGATGCCTGTGGCTATACTGTAGCTGTGATGCCATCGGCTAAAGGGCTCGTGCCTGAGCACCATCCCCACTTTATTGGGACTTACTGGGGTGCGGTGAGCACTGCATTCTGCGCCGAGATTGTGGAATCCGCGGATGCCTACTTGTTTGCTGGGCCCATTTTCAATGACTACAGCTCCGTTGGGTATTCCCTTCttctgaagaaggagaaggccaTTATCCTGCAGCCTGATAGGGTTGTGATCGGAAATGGACCCTCTTTTGGTTGTGTTATGATGAAGGATTTTCTTAAAGCACTCTCGAAGCGGCTTAAGCGGAATACCACTGCttatgagaattatcataggaTTTATGTTCCTGAGGGACATCCATTGAAGTGTGAACCCAAGGAGCCCCTGAGGGTGAATGTCCTGTTCAAACACATACAGGACATGCTTTCTAGTGAATCAGCTGTGATTGCTGAGACTGGAGACTCTTGGTTCAACTGCCAGAAGCTGAAATTACCAAGAAACTGCGG GTATGAATTCCAAATGCAGTATGGATCTATTGGATGGTCCGTTGGTGCGACTCTTGGGTATGCGCAGGCGGTGCCAGAGAAGAGGGTCATTGCATGCATTGGAGATGGTAGTTTCCAG GTAACTGCCCAAGATGTGTCAACTATGCTGCGATGTGGGCAGAATACCATCATCTTCCTGATAAACAACGGCGGCTACACCATCGAAGTTGAGATCCACGATGGTCCCTACAATGTGATCAAGAACTGGAACTACACTGGCCTGGTGGAAGCAATTCACAACGGCGAGGGAAAGTGCTGGACTACGAAA GTTTTCTATGAGAAGGAGCTTATCGAAGCGATTCAGACGGCCACAGGGCCCAAGAAGGATTGCTTGTGCTTCATAGAGGTGATAGTTCACAAGGACGACACCAGCAAAGAGCTTCTGGAATGGGGTTCCCGGGTCTCGGCCGCCAACGGTCGTCCTCCCAATCCTCAGTAG